TATCGACGTTTAAATGATGAGTGTAGTGCAGATCCCAAAACCAATGTCGTTTCACTATCATTGACACAATAAGGAGCTGAGCCGAACCGAAAATCTAACTTTGCGCACAACCCAAACTGCAATAGATGGTAGGTTCTCCCATGTCGACGGCGACATCTGTCCGACCTGACCATGATATACATACGAATTCTCGACCACATCAACGGGCTCCCAGGTCTCGCTCGCGGTCGGGGTCCACCTCGCGGTCAGCCTCTTCTGCTGCCGCCAGTCGTCAGAGATCAAGGTCTTCAGCCACAGGTTCCTTTATCAATTTTCTTTCCAATGACCCAGCCAGGAATCGCCCCCAGCCCCGGAACGGTGACAACCGCCATTTCTCACTCTATCGGCTTTTgatgttggagttgaacaTTCCAGGTAATTCCAAACAAAAGTCCGGTTACGCCCATCTGGCAGATGTGTCAGATCATGAAGCATATGAACAGATCATCGATATGGTCAAAATTCCATGGGTGCTCGAAAAGTTCATGGGGTTGGGACTTATGATCTGTACCAACTCATTCTTAACGTTGTTTACGTTGGTTCCCATTAGAATAGTGGTGATCACGTTCATGGCTGTTCAATCAACCATAAGCGAAAAACTGTACACTTGGCAATTGATATCACAAAAGTTCAGGTCCGTCCGAAGAGACGTGTTGACGGTGGTACTTATACTCCTTTCATTACTGGTATTGTCGCTTCCTCCAATTGATATTTCCAAAATCTACCACGACGTGAGACGTCAAGCTCAGATCAAGTTGTATGTGACGTTTGGAGTTTTGGAGGTGGCCGATAAGCTTTGCTCTTCAATCGGTCAAAATATCTTGGGGATAACGTTTGACCTTATTGAATCGCCTCCCACTCGTAAGAACTACTTTAGCACCGtgcttttcttcttgggctCCGTCGCTTACTTGTGTTTACATGCCTACGTCTTGCTCTATCAAACGGTTTCTTTGAACGTGGCTGCCAATTCGTATTCGAATGCGTTGCTTACGTTGTTGTTTTCCAACCAGTTCTCCGAGTTAAGAGGTTCtgtgttcaagaaatttgATAGAGAAGGGTTGTTCCAACTCTCGATGGCCGATTTGACAGAGAGATTCcaactttctttgatgtTGGGAATGATTACCTTGAGAAATATCTTGCAGTTGAACAGCATTGGTCTGGGAATGATTCCAAGTAGTTGGCAAACTTGGAACAAATGGTTTGGTGCATTGTTTGGCCCTAGTATTGTTGTACTAGGAAGTGAGATTCTTGTAGATTGGCTAAAACATTGTTATATCTCCAAATTCAATAGAATCAAACCAAGAGTCTATTACAACTTTATTTATGTGTTGGCGTTGGATTATGTCGAGGTGTTTAGCTCCTCATCTCACAAAACTAGTGGTGAATATGAATTGTCTGACTATACTATTTTGACCAGGAGAATTGGATTACCTCTTTTGGCGACCACCGTTTGCTACTTGCGAATGTCACTTGGAAACTTTGTAACTTTGTTTACAGTGGAAACATCTTCTACCGTATACTCGGTTCTTTCCAGTGTATTGCTTATGTCCGTCACGTTTGTGATTCTCCTTTTGCTTCGCTTAATGCTTGGAATTGCCTTACTTAAAGTTACGAACGCCATTAAGGTGAACCATGAGAACAAACTTGATGAGGTCCATGACTCTATATTGGAGACCTCCGAGTTGATGATCCCCGAACATGTCGATGCCAACAGCACCTTCCCATCTATCCAGTTAAGTCCCACCCCTTCTTTGCTCTTAAGAAGAGAAGGTTTACTTCCAGAGGCTGAGGACTTGAACACAACACCATTATCACCATTATCACCCGTCTCACCTCAATCACCAATTCCGAAGACAGCTGCAGATATCAGCTTCTTACCTGGCCTTCCAAACACTGAGATGTCTACCATCAATCCAGCTACTAGAGAATTCTTGTATGACAACAATGAAAACATTCCTCCCACTCCAGAAGAGAAGAGGAACAAAGATTTCATCGAGAAATTCGAAACCAGCTATGACGAAGGATTAGGCGAAGTTCAGCGATACGAGATGTCCTCCAAGCGTATTTGGTGATAATTCTTCTGTATTCTTAACAACTATTTACATGCATTCTAATTTATATacatcaccatcttcaagtggtgtttttcaaaGCTTTTAGGATCTGGTTAGCGGCTTGAGGTCTCACTCTTTTAAGCCTAGCACAAAAGGAAAGGCAACCTGTTAAAAGGGCCAAGGCACCAGCTTGATGCAAAGCTGCCAAAGGTATTGGAACGAGGTAAATCAAGGTAGATATACCCAAAGTAGCTTGTAAGGTTACTAGACCCATCATTCCACCTAGAGCCCTCATTGCCGGTCTGGGAATGATTGTTCTATACTTAAGGGAATAGGTATGGGCTGCTAGCACGGCAAAAAAGGTGGAGGTGGCCATGATTCTGTGGACCAACTGAACGGTGGTGGGGTTTTCAAAAATATTTCTCCAAAACAAGTCAGAATGATCTTCTTTCCGAGCAAATGTATCAGACATCAATTCATTATAGCTGGGAAGGTAATCATCTCCCATATGAGGAAAAGTATTATATATTAAACCAGCGTCCAAACCAGCAACCATTCCTCCTGACATCGctgtgaagaaggtgaGGGTCAACAAAGCCCAAGCCATGGTTCTAATGCCATTCAACTTTGGGGAGcccaacttggaaagtaAGGTCTTCACATACTCAGGATCAACTTTGGCCTGACTCAACAATTTGTTCTCGGTCAAAATCTCAAACCCGGACCACAATACCCCCAAGTACATGACAAAAGCAGCAGCTAAATGGGTGGTTAATCTGTATTGAGAAACCGTGGGTTTTGATTGTCTTTCCATTAATTGTTGCTCATCCAAACCAGACTTCACCATCCACCACCCGATGGCTCCTTGTAGCCCCAATAATGCTGTCAACCCCACGAGCCTGTATCTCATATGCGGAGAGATTTTCTTGGAGGACCAGAAGTAGATGGCAGGTAAGATGAAAAACATCCCAATACATCTCCCGACAAGTCTATGACTCCACTCCATGTAGAAAATAAATTTGAACTCATCCAAGGTGATGTGTGAattcaactgcttgaacTCGGGCGAATCCTTGTACTTTATGAACTCAGATTCCCAATCAGCTTGGTTCAATGGAGGTATTGCCCCAGTGATTGGTTTCCATTCAGTGATAGATAATCCAGACTCGGTCAATCTGGTCAAACCTCCCAACACCACGATCCCGAACACCAAAGTGGACGTTCCGAAGAGCCAGTAGCTTACACCCTTGTTCGAAATGGCGGGAAATTGTTTGGGGATTTTTGTGGTTAATGGGGTTGAGTTACCAGCGGCTCTGAGAGAGGCAGTCGAGTAACTCTTAAAATTGAAAGCTTGGTTGGCCGAAAAAAAAGTTCTTTGCAGTCGCAAGAGCTTGCTAACCTTAAGTCCATGGAAGATGGAGTTACCGGTGAAGTACAACTTCGACTTGAACATGGTGAAATCAGACCTATATACAAAGTGGTGTGGTATTTTTTTGCTCTGCGAATAAGCAgattttcaacatcaccattggTCGCACTCGGTTTGCGTTTGTGCTGCTGCAAATTGCACAAACGCACTAGATGGATGCAAATTACACCCAAGTGACTTTGATAGCAAATACCGTGTACATATACATGGTATTGTTGTTTGCATATATTGTGAGCGGTGTCATTATCTACGGGGTGAAAGAGTATCGGATGTCTGCTAAAGATAGAGCTGGATCCATCTCTAGCCAGAAGGCTGCAAGGGCCAATTGGAGTGAAAATCAAGATGCTCGAAAACGGGGAGACAGCTATccagaagatgaaaaagattTAGAAGCTTTGGGATCTCTCAACCGGATTGTAGCAGAGCCTATAGTCGCTCCTTCAATGTCTTTAAGCCAGTCTAGCCAGTCCACCACTGAACTGGTTTCCGCATctgagtttgtggaagaGATAGAGGAATTCAAGAGAATCAGAATCATATACGACGAAGTCAACTCTAGTGAAACAAAGTCCATTTCCGAATACCTTCACCAGCCTCTCAGGAACAACAAAATTGTCTACAGTATGAAAGACCTCCATGATATTCAAATGGAGATGGAACGGGAGTTCAAGCAGAGTGACAACCTTTCCAAATCGAAGGTAATCAAGTTATCAAAAGTGTTACTGTTCCGTCTGATCATCCCCAAGACAGAAACACCCAGTGTCTTCTTAAACAACAAGctgatcaacaaaatcaaataTGATTTGGTGGATCTGAAAGgtttggacttggccaGTAAAATGCTTCTGCTTTTCCAGTTTGTGTCCATGGGTGTCAATGATAACAATAACAACtacttcttgaactcgtttAACGAGCTTGTTGAGTACGTCACAGACACGGGGATTTTGTTTGAActcttggagaagatcACCAGCCCAAGTCTTAAGGAGTTAATGGTGGACATGATCTTAAACTACTGCTGGAAGCACTGGAATCAGCACGGAGAGGCTAATGGGAAGGTTATCCAAAGCCGTACAATCATTTTCCGGATATTGTGCAATTTGAAAATCGGTGTCAGCTCTATCGAGAGCTGGGGGCCTTCCCGATCAAGAAATCGAATCGAGTTCAAGGTCCAAACCATCATGCgagaaatcaccaaaagaGCCAAGTGCAATGATTACTTGGAACTCATACCCATGATCTCGCAGGCGGTGGAGATCATAGAGGCGGTGAGCTTAAAGTTCATTTTCTACGATATGCTTCTTATTATTCTCAAGCTGCACCACAAGTGCTGCATGCACGACTACTTGTTGGACACCCACACCgatttgaaagaagtgGTTCAACATGGGTTTTGGTACAAACATGAGCGCAAGCTCGTTGCAAAGACCCAGGAaatttttgattttctcgTGGCTGTCAACGGACAGATTTATAGTTGGTACACTGAAATCTTACAGGGGAGAATCTACGTCTCAAGTGCCTCAGGTGTGGGTCCTTTGATGAGAGATATCCCCAGTGAGTACAAGCCGACACCTCCGGGGGGCTGGAAATTTGTCAGGAAGTAATATGCTCATATGATTTAGGAAAACGATATTGCTCGAGGTATTCAAGTGGGTAAGAATGAGACAAATTTTTTGATGGATTTGTagattttgcaacaattgaAGGCGGTTTCACCAATGGCACCAAAACACATAAATAGATCATCTTAAGAATTTAACTAGAAAAGACGAGCTAGCAGCCCGTACACAGAAACAACCTGGTGGTATGTAACCTTTCCCCTATCGAATGAGCTAATTCGACAACCTTTTCGAAGGCACGATTGAGGTGAGCAAATTTGCCGCCCAATTGGGAACGGCTCATGGTTCAAACTTTTGCATATATAATGAGGAGCCGCCAGTAAAACCAGTGCGTTTTGTGAGAGCTGCAAAACATGCCTGTAACCTACAAAGGGCTTGACTGCTTAGCAGACATGCTGGCGGAAGAGTACACACACTACTACACTCAGCTGCAGACGGAAATCCCCTGGGCTTCCCAAGCTTACTACGGCTACTACACGATTTATTTTGGCAGTGCAGTTGTGGGCGTGGCccttttcaagaacttgtacTACAGATCCAGAGACCATTTTTACAGTAAAAGCCAATCGGCCGGGATATTTACACCTTTGGTCGATACGCTTGTGGCATACAGCCGGTTTTTGGGATACAAACAGACGCCGATGAAATTGACCTACTTCACCTCATTACCTCCATCGGTGGGCTCCAGTTTATTTTTAATGGCATCAAGTTTGTATTTATTTCTCTACTGTTTTGTGCCTCATTTTTGGTACAGAGGTTGCAGAGGGTTCGGATCGCCGCCATTGGCGGTTAGGGCCGGAGTCATGGCCACGGCGTTGACTCCATTCATATATATTTTGGCGGGAAAATCCAACTTTATCACGCTTGTGACTGGTATCAGCTACGAAAAATTGAACTATCTCCACCAGTACGTCGGAGTTGCGGCCTTGGTATTGTCTCTTGTGCACACGATCCCGTTTATCTACCAGGCGATAGTTGAAGGTGGAGCAGCAAACTTGAGGCACACTTGGAACAATGAGGCCATTTATAGAAACGGTGTGCCACcattggtgttgttgattctCTTGTGTTCGTTGTCGAAGGCTGGAGTCAGAAAGTGGTTTTACGAAGGGTTCTTACACTTGCACTGGATGATGGGTATTGCTTACTTTGGAACTTTGGGTTACCATATTTATGGCCTGATGGCCACTGAAAACTATATGTGGGCGGCGTTGGCGTTCTGGTTCACCCAGGTGTTTTACCGGTTGTTTGTCAAGACGTGTTTGAAGCCCAACGCCTTGTTTCTCAGACCCTCCGAAGCCAAATTGTTTAAGTTACAAGGGTCCAATGCTTATCAGGTGAATGTTAAGAATAGAGGCATTTTCTGGAAACCTGGCCAGCACGTCTATCTTAGGTTTGCCTCCAGGGTATTGGACAACCACCCGTTCTCGGTGTGCAACTTGCCCAAGGAATCTGAaaacgagttgaagttcattATAATTCCCAAACGAGGCTTAACCAAAAGCCTTTATGACAAGATTGATTCGTGCTTGAGTGAGAAGGTGTACATTGACGGGCCTTACGGAGGTTGTAGTAGAAACCACCACacttttgaaaaagtgTACTTGATTGCTTCCGGTAGTGGTGTAACTGCTACCATGTCGTTTTTGACGGATTTGGCCCAAAAGATCGAATCGGGGGAAAATAAAGTCACTAAGGAAGTCACCTTTGTGTGGGTTGTTCGCAAACTAGAAGACATCGACTGGTTCAGAACCGAGTTGAATAAAGCCCTAGAATGTGACAGAGTCAATGTATTAATCTATGTGTGTGATAGATCTAGTCAAAAGGAAAAATACTTGAACGAAAAAGAGACTTTTACCTCCGAGTCGTTGGAAGCTGCTATTGAAACCAGGAGCAATGAGCTCAATGTGAAGTTTGGACGGCCTAACATGGAAAATCTTGTCAAGTCTTTTGCACCCAGTCTCGGTAGAAGAAACTTTGTATGTTCTTCGGGTAGTGACTCTATGAAGTTCCAAGTTAGCAGTGGTGTTTCAGCCTTACAGCCACTTATATTTAACAAGGACCTTTATGCTtcagaagttgaagagattTTCTTACACACCGAATCTTTTGGCTGGTAATAAATCTATATATATGATATCATGATTATTTATTCAAGAAATATAATATTTATTGAACTAGAAATTTCACATACTTGCATCCAAGGGATCTGGCAATCTAATAGAGAATCTGACTGACAGTATCCACCACAATCTTTTCTAAAGGTGTGAACTCAAACTTCACGATGGCCTTGGTTTTATCGTTGTTAGTTTTCGCCAAAGTAGCAATCTCGGCTGGTCCATTGCCCACCTTACCCTTTGGTAGCTTCAACTCGGGAAAATGCTTGTTGAGAATATCCAAGA
Above is a window of Yamadazyma tenuis chromosome 1, complete sequence DNA encoding:
- the FRE7 gene encoding Ferric reductase (COG:P,Q; EggNog:ENOG503P05E): MPVTYKGLDCLADMSAEEYTHYYTQSQTEIPWASQAYYGYYTIYFGSAVVGVALFKNLYYRSRDHFYSKSQSAGIFTPLVDTLVAYSRFLGYKQTPMKLTYFTSLPPSVGSSLFLMASSLYLFLYCFVPHFWYRGCRGFGSPPLAVRAGVMATALTPFIYILAGKSNFITLVTGISYEKLNYLHQYVGVAALVLSLVHTIPFIYQAIVEGGAANLRHTWNNEAIYRNGVPPLVLLILLCSLSKAGVRKWFYEGFLHLHWMMGIAYFGTLGYHIYGSMATENYMWAALAFWFTQVFYRLFVKTCLKPNALFLRPSEAKLFKLQGSNAYQVNVKNRGIFWKPGQHVYLRFASRVLDNHPFSVCNLPKESENELKFIIIPKRGLTKSLYDKIDSCLSEKVYIDGPYGGCSRNHHTFEKVYLIASGSGVTATMSFLTDLAQKIESGENKVTKEVTFVWVVRKLEDIDWFRTELNKALECDRVNVLIYVCDRSSQKEKYLNEKETFTSESLEAAIETRSNELNVKFGRPNMENLVKSFAPSLGRRNFVCSSGSDSMKFQVSSGVSALQPLIFNKDLYASEVEEIFLHTESFGW
- a CDS encoding uncharacterized protein (EggNog:ENOG503NTVI; COG:S; BUSCO:EOG09263H0Y), translated to MLELNIPGNSKQKSGYAHSADVSDHEAYEQIIDMVKIPWVLEKFMGLGLMICTNSFLTLFTLVPIRIVVITFMAVQSTISEKSYTWQLISQKFRSVRRDVLTVVLILLSLSVLSLPPIDISKIYHDVRRQAQIKLYVTFGVLEVADKLCSSIGQNILGITFDLIESPPTRKNYFSTVLFFLGSVAYLCLHAYVLLYQTVSLNVAANSYSNALLTLLFSNQFSELRGSVFKKFDREGLFQLSMADLTERFQLSLMLGMITLRNILQLNSIGSGMIPSSWQTWNKWFGALFGPSIVVLGSEILVDWLKHCYISKFNRIKPRVYYNFIYVLALDYVEVFSSSSHKTSGEYELSDYTILTRRIGLPLLATTVCYLRMSLGNFVTLFTVETSSTVYSVLSSVLLMSVTFVILLLLRLMLGIALLKVTNAIKVNHENKLDEVHDSILETSELMIPEHVDANSTFPSIQLSPTPSLLLRREGLLPEAEDLNTTPLSPLSPVSPQSPIPKTAADISFLPGLPNTEMSTINPATREFLYDNNENIPPTPEEKRNKDFIEKFETSYDEGLGEVQRYEMSSKRIW
- a CDS encoding uncharacterized protein (EggNog:ENOG503PESY) gives rise to the protein MDANYTQVTLIANTVYIYMVLLFAYIVSGVIIYGVKEYRMSAKDRAGSISSQKAARANWSENQDARKRGDSYPEDEKDLEALGSLNRIVAEPIVAPSMSLSQSSQSTTESVSASEFVEEIEEFKRIRIIYDEVNSSETKSISEYLHQPLRNNKIVYSMKDLHDIQMEMEREFKQSDNLSKSKVIKLSKVLSFRSIIPKTETPSVFLNNKSINKIKYDLVDSKGLDLASKMLSLFQFVSMGVNDNNNNYFLNSFNELVEYVTDTGILFELLEKITSPSLKELMVDMILNYCWKHWNQHGEANGKVIQSRTIIFRILCNLKIGVSSIESWGPSRSRNRIEFKVQTIMREITKRAKCNDYLELIPMISQAVEIIEAVSLKFIFYDMLLIILKSHHKCCMHDYLLDTHTDLKEVVQHGFWYKHERKLVAKTQEIFDFLVAVNGQIYSWYTEILQGRIYVSSASGVGPLMRDIPSEYKPTPPGGWKFVRK
- the COX15 gene encoding Cytochrome c oxidase assembly protein cox15 (EggNog:ENOG503NWB3; COG:O); this translates as MFKSKLYFTGNSIFHGLKVSKLLRSQRTFFSANQAFNFKSYSTASLRAAGNSTPLTTKIPKQFPAISNKGVSYWLFGTSTLVFGIVVLGGLTRLTESGLSITEWKPITGAIPPLNQADWESEFIKYKDSPEFKQLNSHITLDEFKFIFYMEWSHRLVGRCIGMFFILPAIYFWSSKKISPHMRYRLVGLTALLGLQGAIGWWMVKSGLDEQQLMERQSKPTVSQYRLTTHLAAAFVMYLGVLWSGFEILTENKLLSQAKVDPEYVKTLLSKLGSPKLNGIRTMAWALLTLTFFTAMSGGMVAGLDAGLIYNTFPHMGDDYLPSYNELMSDTFARKEDHSDLFWRNIFENPTTVQLVHRIMATSTFFAVLAAHTYSLKYRTIIPRPAMRALGGMMGLVTLQATLGISTLIYLVPIPLAALHQAGALALLTGCLSFCARLKRVRPQAANQILKALKNTT